The Chryseolinea soli genome contains a region encoding:
- a CDS encoding DUF6069 family protein, whose protein sequence is MQATTLTFGKALKAGGIAGLLAAGINNIWSLLAEAMGSVAPPGFPFAVTVSSVFPLLVGAMLYFMLVRFFPKGALLYTAVAVLFLLLSLYPTLYYAGPDGMAPTKGFTLLTLPMHLIAGSLGIWGIPKFSR, encoded by the coding sequence ATGCAAGCGACGACGCTTACGTTTGGAAAAGCATTGAAGGCCGGTGGTATCGCCGGCCTTTTGGCCGCCGGTATCAATAACATCTGGAGCCTTTTGGCAGAAGCGATGGGCAGTGTGGCGCCACCGGGCTTTCCCTTTGCTGTGACGGTGTCGTCCGTATTTCCCTTGTTGGTGGGGGCCATGCTGTATTTTATGTTGGTGCGATTCTTTCCAAAAGGTGCATTGCTCTATACCGCCGTGGCGGTACTCTTTTTACTCCTCAGTTTATATCCCACGCTCTACTATGCCGGCCCCGACGGCATGGCGCCGACCAAAGGCTTTACCTTGCTGACGTTGCCCATGCACCTGATTGCCGGAAGCCTTGGCATCTGGGGCATACCTAAATTTTCGAGATAG
- a CDS encoding nitroreductase family protein, which translates to MQKSHQIEHPISDLIRNRKSPRAFSQAPIEADKIRSLFEATRWAPSSTNEQPWVYIYATRDQTELWDKLFTCLNDSNKIWAKDAPLLILSLARKNFTRFPGANAHAMYDLGGANSFLSLQAVELGLQVRQMAGFQYQKTIEQLNIPDTYEVGVFIAVGYAGNPDALPENLKLRELAPRERILQHEFVMNHTF; encoded by the coding sequence ATGCAAAAGTCACATCAAATTGAACATCCCATATCGGACCTGATCCGCAACCGGAAAAGCCCGCGTGCTTTCTCGCAAGCGCCGATCGAAGCCGACAAGATCCGTTCGCTGTTCGAGGCCACCCGCTGGGCGCCCTCCAGCACGAACGAACAACCCTGGGTCTATATTTATGCCACACGCGACCAAACGGAGCTGTGGGACAAACTTTTCACCTGTCTCAACGACAGTAATAAGATCTGGGCGAAAGATGCGCCCTTGCTGATCCTGAGCCTGGCGCGCAAAAATTTTACGCGCTTCCCCGGTGCCAACGCACATGCCATGTATGACCTGGGCGGAGCGAATTCGTTTCTTTCCCTGCAGGCCGTAGAACTGGGGTTGCAGGTGCGCCAGATGGCAGGTTTCCAGTATCAGAAAACCATCGAGCAGCTAAACATTCCCGACACCTATGAAGTGGGCGTGTTCATTGCCGTGGGCTATGCCGGCAACCCGGACGCACTTCCCGAAAACCTGAAGCTTCGCGAACTGGCCCCGCGCGAAAGAATTCTTCAGCATGAATTTGTGATGAACCATACGTTCTGA
- a CDS encoding OsmC family protein: protein MIADNGTVVASIGRDHYKTELTASTHTLLADEPTGNGGTDSGPMPGDFMRMALASCTAITLRMYADRKKLDVERIDVKVNSERTEYKTIFKCEITIAGNITDEQRARLEEIAHKCPVHNVLSHPIEVDTWIVH, encoded by the coding sequence ATGATTGCAGATAACGGCACCGTTGTAGCCTCTATTGGCCGCGACCACTACAAAACCGAACTTACCGCCAGTACGCACACGTTGCTGGCCGACGAACCCACTGGCAACGGCGGCACCGACTCCGGCCCCATGCCCGGCGATTTTATGCGCATGGCCCTCGCCTCGTGCACGGCCATCACGCTGCGGATGTATGCCGACCGGAAAAAACTGGATGTCGAGCGCATCGATGTCAAGGTGAACAGCGAGCGCACGGAGTACAAAACCATCTTCAAATGCGAAATCACGATCGCCGGAAACATCACCGACGAACAACGCGCGCGCTTGGAAGAAATCGCACATAAATGCCCCGTGCATAATGTGTTATCGCACCCGATCGAGGTCGATACCTGGATTGTGCATTGA
- a CDS encoding (4Fe-4S)-binding protein codes for MKDITKKYTNGEVTIVWKPNLCIHSGICFRGLSEVFDPRKRPWITPDQATSDKIVEQIKKCPSGALSYFMNDEG; via the coding sequence ATGAAAGACATCACGAAGAAATATACCAATGGCGAAGTGACCATCGTGTGGAAACCGAACCTGTGTATTCATTCCGGCATTTGCTTTCGGGGGTTGAGCGAGGTGTTCGATCCGCGAAAGCGTCCGTGGATCACGCCGGATCAGGCGACGAGCGATAAAATAGTAGAGCAGATCAAGAAGTGTCCTTCCGGGGCGTTGAGTTATTTCATGAACGACGAAGGTTAA
- a CDS encoding sensor histidine kinase gives MIKNLLLTLSMVLTVAVCFGQPGSRLEDSIMLDRRLVSAGRNYLSEPDSSIRRTNAALREALRLKNRYYEGRSYYLLSKAHWAKASYRLSAEFGFKALKVFENSSYIREWGESLVSLSRTFIDLQNYDESKMYLDRAAQLARDHNSNYLLADSYRERSMLLLAQQRYDSALQYANKALEIFEPSKDTVDISVLYGRKARIYFSLKDYKQSRIFNRKSMHLDSLVGNRRALAVSMYQAAQNSFYLHHYDSAIHFLELGIPMNAGIGNLLSLIRMHNLLSEIYTAQGKPLLAVDNLRKAAFYRDSLYEQQRSGHVQEMQSLYESDKKADTIFMLENENELKQQQVRNHTLVTWFLSVGVFSLTALIFVLWRLRAHQKKANDALSIKNRAIEQQKEEIQAQAESLQELNHLKSKLFSVISHDLRGPIANLQSLLELVTNKIMQPEEFLAISDKLKSNLNVTQRTLENLLNWSLSQMEGLRTDQKKFEIKSVMEEACRLMEDLAQRKHIIIENTTRTPVMVMADPDQVQLILRNLIHNAIKFSKTDGKVLVSASEHHNECHVRIKDFGIGMTQEEKEMILSSQEYFTKIGTQQEKGTGLGLLLCKEFIHRNGGTLTIDSHPGHGTEITFTLPLA, from the coding sequence ATGATAAAAAACCTTCTCTTGACGCTGTCAATGGTGTTGACCGTGGCCGTTTGTTTTGGACAACCGGGATCCCGGCTGGAGGATAGTATCATGTTGGACCGCAGATTGGTTTCGGCTGGACGCAACTACCTTTCCGAACCCGATTCTTCTATCCGCCGCACCAACGCGGCCCTCCGCGAGGCCCTTCGCCTCAAGAACCGCTACTACGAAGGCCGGAGTTATTATCTTCTCTCAAAAGCGCATTGGGCGAAAGCCAGCTACCGCCTCAGCGCCGAGTTTGGCTTCAAGGCCCTGAAAGTATTCGAGAATTCATCCTACATCCGTGAATGGGGCGAAAGCCTGGTTTCCCTATCCAGAACGTTCATTGATCTCCAAAATTACGACGAGTCAAAAATGTATCTCGACCGCGCCGCACAGTTGGCCCGCGATCACAACAGCAATTACTTGCTGGCAGACTCCTATCGCGAACGGTCCATGTTGTTGCTGGCGCAACAGCGGTACGACTCGGCTTTACAATACGCCAACAAAGCATTGGAAATATTTGAACCATCAAAAGACACGGTCGACATCAGCGTGCTCTATGGCCGCAAAGCGCGGATCTATTTCTCTTTGAAGGACTACAAGCAAAGCCGGATTTTCAACCGAAAGTCCATGCACCTCGACAGCCTCGTAGGCAACCGTCGTGCGTTGGCCGTGTCCATGTATCAGGCTGCACAAAATTCGTTTTACCTGCACCACTATGATAGTGCCATCCATTTCCTGGAACTGGGCATCCCCATGAACGCCGGCATCGGCAACCTGCTCTCGCTCATCCGCATGCACAACCTGTTGTCGGAGATCTATACTGCGCAAGGCAAGCCCCTGTTGGCGGTGGACAATTTGCGCAAGGCTGCCTTCTACAGGGATAGCCTCTACGAGCAGCAACGCAGTGGCCATGTGCAGGAAATGCAGTCGCTGTATGAGTCGGACAAGAAAGCGGACACGATCTTCATGCTCGAAAACGAAAATGAGCTCAAACAACAACAGGTACGCAATCACACGCTGGTGACCTGGTTCCTATCGGTGGGCGTCTTCTCGCTGACGGCACTCATCTTTGTGCTGTGGAGGCTCCGCGCGCACCAAAAGAAAGCCAACGATGCGCTGTCGATCAAAAACAGGGCGATCGAACAACAAAAAGAAGAGATCCAGGCACAAGCCGAAAGCCTCCAGGAATTGAACCACCTGAAGTCGAAATTATTTTCCGTGATTAGCCACGACCTGCGCGGACCCATCGCTAACCTGCAGTCGCTGCTGGAACTGGTCACCAACAAGATCATGCAACCGGAAGAGTTCCTGGCCATCTCCGACAAGCTGAAATCCAACCTCAACGTCACCCAGCGCACACTGGAGAATTTGCTCAACTGGTCGTTAAGTCAAATGGAAGGCCTCCGGACCGATCAAAAGAAATTCGAGATCAAGAGCGTGATGGAAGAAGCCTGCCGCCTCATGGAGGATCTGGCGCAGCGAAAGCACATCATTATTGAGAACACCACCCGGACGCCTGTCATGGTCATGGCCGACCCCGATCAGGTACAACTCATCCTGCGCAACCTCATCCACAACGCCATCAAGTTTTCGAAAACCGATGGCAAAGTGCTGGTGTCGGCCAGTGAACACCACAACGAATGTCACGTGCGCATCAAAGACTTTGGCATCGGCATGACGCAAGAGGAGAAGGAGATGATCCTGTCGTCGCAGGAATATTTCACAAAGATCGGCACACAACAAGAGAAGGGTACTGGCCTTGGCCTTTTGCTTTGCAAGGAATTTATTCACCGCAACGGCGGCACCCTCACCATCGACAGCCATCCCGGTCACGGCACTGAAATTACTTTCACGTTGCCGCTAGCATGA
- a CDS encoding TonB-dependent receptor, protein MVKTFLSVLLLVLTHWASSQSLLLKGTVRGDEDGRLPQAYILLLPDSIQHTSDGSGQFTFRTTSGQKTVQISFVGYESFQRSFYLRKDSTFSITLKTKVDHLHEVVVVGERNTQEDIFNDNQTSRHVLTRDDLNAIPVLGGEADVIKTLQLLPGVVRGVDGSSDLFVRGGAADQNLVLLDEAPIYNTSHLFGFLSVFNPDVLDHVEALNGGFPAQYGGRLSSILNVQTRSLIPEKTGVSGDVGILASRLFVEQPIVKKKLSFWVAGRRTYIDKVVRLTGERLPYFFYDLNGKILWKPTAKDNVAFSYYHGEDLLDYFRDRNGDGRGYTTTFGSGNSSQSLHWNHVNGHWQTDATLLRTQYNYHVTNIFEDNQLVAFSDIEDYGARIMLSNDTVGKTGAFKAGAEWTHHNVSPNVINTAGSLSSFLESSASRGRITNEMALHAQYEWSPAPGWRLNAGVRGSAAVVTNKTYIFPEPRVSARYALSENQALKLSYSRMAQYMHRISNSAISSPTDIWYPVTDTIKPQTSHQVALAWQRNLTERKLFVSVEGYYKSMRNLIGYEEGTNLFLNADFQSKLIQGRGRSYGLEFLVRKDAGKLTGWISYTLSWSWRQFDQINGGEWFHARYDRRHNGAIVAQYAFNKRWAVSVVWEFISGARFTPIIGQYAVMAPTLTGVDLVPLYTGVNQVKLADTHRLDVGIKYRSRPDKKFQWHWFAGVYNAYNRANPIGMTIVQNETDGSLHYEQPGLFGLIPFISYGFKF, encoded by the coding sequence TTGGTAAAAACATTCCTCAGCGTGCTTTTGTTAGTCCTCACCCATTGGGCGAGCAGCCAAAGCCTTTTGCTGAAGGGTACTGTGCGGGGCGATGAAGATGGCAGGCTTCCACAGGCTTACATTTTGCTTTTACCGGATTCCATTCAGCACACTTCCGACGGCAGCGGCCAGTTCACTTTCCGCACCACCTCAGGCCAAAAAACGGTGCAGATCTCGTTCGTGGGATATGAAAGTTTTCAACGGTCGTTTTATCTCCGGAAGGACAGCACGTTTTCCATTACCTTAAAAACGAAAGTGGACCACCTCCACGAAGTGGTGGTCGTCGGCGAGCGCAATACGCAGGAAGACATCTTCAACGACAACCAAACCAGCCGCCACGTGTTGACGCGCGACGACCTCAATGCCATTCCCGTTTTGGGTGGTGAAGCTGATGTGATCAAAACGCTCCAACTTTTGCCCGGCGTAGTACGCGGTGTCGACGGCAGTTCGGACCTGTTTGTGCGCGGCGGCGCGGCCGACCAAAACCTGGTGTTGCTGGACGAGGCGCCCATCTATAACACCAGCCATTTGTTCGGCTTCCTCTCGGTATTTAATCCCGACGTGCTGGATCACGTGGAAGCGCTCAACGGCGGGTTTCCCGCGCAATACGGCGGCCGGCTCTCGTCTATATTAAATGTGCAGACGCGTTCCCTCATCCCGGAAAAGACCGGCGTGTCGGGCGATGTGGGCATTCTCGCCTCGCGTTTGTTTGTCGAGCAGCCCATTGTGAAAAAAAAACTCAGTTTCTGGGTGGCGGGACGGCGGACGTATATCGACAAGGTTGTGCGGCTCACCGGCGAGCGGTTGCCTTATTTCTTTTATGATCTGAATGGAAAGATCTTGTGGAAGCCCACTGCCAAAGACAACGTAGCGTTCAGCTATTATCATGGCGAAGACCTGCTCGACTATTTCCGCGATCGCAACGGCGACGGCCGTGGCTACACGACCACGTTCGGTTCAGGCAACAGCAGCCAGTCGCTGCATTGGAATCACGTGAACGGACACTGGCAAACCGATGCGACGTTGCTGCGCACGCAATACAACTATCATGTCACCAATATTTTTGAAGACAACCAACTGGTGGCCTTCTCCGACATTGAAGATTACGGTGCCCGCATCATGCTCTCGAACGACACCGTGGGCAAGACCGGCGCCTTCAAGGCCGGCGCCGAATGGACACACCACAACGTGAGCCCGAATGTGATCAACACCGCCGGCAGCCTCTCGTCGTTTCTGGAGAGCAGCGCTTCGCGCGGCCGGATCACCAACGAGATGGCGCTGCACGCGCAGTATGAGTGGTCGCCTGCTCCGGGTTGGCGATTGAATGCCGGCGTTCGTGGCTCGGCGGCCGTCGTGACCAACAAGACCTATATTTTTCCCGAGCCGCGCGTGTCTGCGCGTTACGCCCTCAGCGAAAACCAGGCGCTCAAGCTCAGCTACTCGCGCATGGCGCAGTACATGCATCGCATCTCCAACTCCGCCATTTCATCCCCCACCGACATCTGGTATCCGGTGACCGACACCATCAAGCCGCAGACGTCGCACCAGGTGGCGTTGGCGTGGCAGCGCAACCTGACGGAGCGAAAGCTGTTCGTCAGCGTGGAGGGATATTATAAATCCATGCGCAACCTGATCGGCTATGAAGAAGGCACCAATCTTTTTTTGAACGCCGACTTTCAATCCAAGCTCATCCAAGGCCGGGGACGTTCCTATGGCCTCGAGTTTTTGGTGCGCAAAGATGCGGGTAAGCTAACGGGGTGGATAAGCTACACCCTGTCGTGGTCGTGGCGACAGTTCGACCAGATCAACGGCGGCGAATGGTTCCATGCGCGTTATGACCGGCGGCACAACGGGGCGATCGTGGCGCAATATGCGTTCAACAAACGCTGGGCCGTGTCGGTGGTGTGGGAATTCATTTCGGGGGCGCGGTTCACGCCCATCATCGGTCAGTATGCTGTGATGGCGCCTACCCTTACCGGGGTGGACTTGGTTCCGCTGTATACGGGGGTGAACCAGGTGAAGCTGGCGGATACCCACCGGCTGGACGTCGGTATCAAATACAGAAGTCGTCCGGACAAGAAATTTCAGTGGCATTGGTTTGCCGGGGTGTATAACGCCTACAACCGGGCCAATCCCATCGGCATGACCATCGTGCAAAATGAAACGGACGGTTCGCTGCACTACGAACAGCCGGGGTTGTTCGGGTTGATTCCTTTTATCAGTTACGGGTTTAAATTTTAA
- a CDS encoding DUF4249 domain-containing protein, whose amino-acid sequence MKPVRMLLPLILLLPLVWVAGCLPDPLAVTGLPALKPQIVVSSQIIPDQSLVILLTKTFGALDASEDSDPEALLEQIAVSDATVTVTGPDGTYTLRSVGLGLYGGIVIPFEEGKSYELHVTSEALGEVSAVTTVKRKVRFESISANLYFNGFDDTLAQVTYSLRDSAERNWYMLNTQPIRLGEWQDNLLNPRSFTRLLDDTTFNGTVFTETFRGFRDDYRTGDTLAVSLANISEDYYNFIKLRLDNRYSFTEFLSEPVNYPSNVQGGKGFFNLYVPDVRFFILQ is encoded by the coding sequence ATGAAACCGGTTCGAATGCTTTTGCCGCTCATCCTCCTCCTGCCCTTGGTTTGGGTTGCCGGATGTTTGCCGGACCCGCTCGCGGTAACGGGCTTGCCGGCGCTGAAACCACAAATTGTGGTGTCGAGCCAAATCATCCCCGACCAATCCCTGGTGATCCTGCTGACAAAAACCTTCGGCGCGCTGGACGCCAGCGAAGACAGCGACCCCGAAGCTTTACTCGAACAAATTGCCGTGAGCGATGCCACCGTTACGGTTACCGGACCGGACGGAACGTATACGCTGCGATCGGTTGGTCTGGGTCTTTATGGCGGAATCGTTATTCCGTTTGAAGAAGGAAAGTCCTATGAACTTCACGTGACCAGCGAGGCCTTGGGTGAGGTGAGCGCCGTGACCACCGTGAAGCGCAAGGTGCGCTTCGAAAGCATTTCGGCCAATCTCTATTTTAATGGTTTTGACGATACGCTGGCGCAGGTGACCTACAGCCTCCGGGATTCGGCGGAACGGAATTGGTATATGCTGAACACACAGCCCATCCGGTTGGGCGAATGGCAGGACAACCTGCTAAATCCCCGTTCCTTCACCCGGCTGCTGGACGATACGACCTTTAACGGCACGGTGTTCACGGAGACTTTTCGCGGATTTCGCGACGACTACCGAACAGGCGATACACTCGCCGTTTCGTTGGCCAATATCAGCGAAGATTATTATAACTTCATAAAGCTGAGGCTCGACAATCGCTACAGTTTTACGGAATTTCTCAGCGAGCCCGTGAATTATCCGTCGAACGTGCAAGGGGGGAAGGGATTTTTCAATTTGTATGTGCCGGACGTCCGGTTCTTTATTCTACAATGA
- a CDS encoding PQQ-dependent sugar dehydrogenase: MKRIYAFLVFLLPVLAVCAQTYPPDFAQVLVANNISNPTAMAFAPDGRIFVAQQSGALRVIKNGALLTTPFITLSVNDDGERGLIGVTLDPDFATNHYLYLYHTTTEGGIHNRITRITGNGDVALAGSGSLVIDLDPLSSATNHNGGAMHFGKDGKLYVAIGENANGTNAQSLETYHGKLLRLNKDGSAPADNPFPTGSEHKKRIWAYGLRNPFTFSVHPETGRILVNDVGQGTWEEINDATTGGKNFGWPTAEGTSANAAFTNPIFVYSHSGGDINGCAITGGTFFSPATTNYPPEYVGQYFLQDLCGNWISSITLGGTVSRTTFATGVAGSGVAITTGNDGNLYFLSRSNGALYKIIYNKTTIPFITTQPASATIPIGQSVTFSVKALGSTPFTYQWQKDGADIPGAKSATYTITNAVETNSGKYRVIVSNSAGSTPSNEATLTVTTNKIPVATIATPAEGTTYAAGTTLHFTGTGSDPEDGALAASAFSWSIDFHHDTHKHDQPDVTGVKSGSFEIPNEGETSANVWYRIILTVTDSEGLKGKDSVDVYPRKTTLAFETTPPGLDITLDGQPLTTPASVESVEGIQRTVGVPSPQNVDHVIYSFAAWSNSGTQTQTFTTPTDNVTLTAQFTFVVGTERQTFNTQEVLVYPNPSSVGYVNVCLPEGISQRVKVRLVDMLSREVSAQEQTVDDTGCFMLSYGKLKKGVYALHLDRGGQVFVQRVVVAD, translated from the coding sequence ATGAAAAGAATTTACGCATTCCTCGTCTTTCTTCTTCCGGTCCTGGCGGTATGTGCACAAACCTATCCACCCGATTTTGCACAAGTGCTCGTAGCCAACAACATCAGCAATCCCACGGCCATGGCGTTCGCCCCGGATGGCCGCATCTTTGTGGCCCAGCAATCGGGCGCGCTTCGAGTTATTAAAAACGGGGCCTTACTGACAACACCCTTTATTACCCTCAGTGTTAACGATGATGGCGAACGAGGACTCATCGGGGTTACGCTGGACCCGGACTTTGCCACGAATCACTATCTCTATCTCTATCACACCACCACGGAGGGCGGCATACACAATCGCATCACCCGCATCACCGGCAATGGCGATGTGGCACTGGCCGGCAGCGGTTCCCTTGTGATCGATCTTGATCCCTTGAGCTCGGCCACCAATCACAACGGTGGCGCTATGCATTTCGGCAAAGACGGAAAGTTGTATGTAGCCATTGGCGAAAATGCCAATGGCACAAATGCGCAAAGTTTAGAAACTTATCACGGCAAACTTTTGCGTCTCAACAAAGACGGCAGCGCACCGGCCGACAACCCGTTCCCCACAGGATCTGAGCACAAAAAAAGAATCTGGGCCTATGGTTTGCGTAATCCGTTCACTTTTTCGGTGCACCCCGAAACCGGGCGCATCCTCGTGAACGATGTTGGGCAAGGTACCTGGGAGGAGATCAACGACGCGACGACCGGCGGCAAGAACTTCGGATGGCCTACTGCCGAAGGTACCAGCGCGAACGCGGCGTTCACCAATCCGATCTTTGTCTATTCGCACAGCGGCGGCGATATCAATGGTTGTGCGATTACAGGAGGAACATTTTTTAGTCCAGCTACCACGAACTATCCACCCGAATATGTAGGGCAGTATTTCCTCCAGGATCTGTGTGGCAACTGGATTAGCTCGATCACGTTGGGTGGCACCGTGAGTCGCACAACGTTTGCCACGGGTGTTGCCGGCAGCGGTGTGGCCATCACTACGGGAAACGATGGCAACCTGTATTTTCTGAGCCGTTCGAACGGAGCTTTGTATAAGATCATCTACAATAAAACCACCATACCTTTTATTACTACCCAACCCGCATCAGCTACCATACCCATAGGGCAATCGGTCACGTTCAGTGTCAAGGCGCTGGGCAGTACGCCGTTCACCTATCAATGGCAAAAGGATGGCGCGGACATTCCCGGTGCCAAAAGCGCAACCTATACCATCACGAATGCCGTCGAAACCAACAGCGGGAAATATCGCGTGATCGTTTCGAACAGCGCGGGCAGTACACCCAGCAACGAAGCTACGCTGACGGTGACCACCAACAAAATTCCTGTCGCTACGATCGCCACGCCTGCCGAGGGAACCACCTATGCTGCCGGAACCACACTACACTTCACGGGCACCGGCAGCGATCCGGAAGACGGTGCATTGGCGGCCAGCGCTTTTAGCTGGTCCATCGATTTTCATCACGACACGCACAAGCACGACCAGCCCGATGTGACCGGCGTGAAGAGTGGTTCCTTTGAAATTCCCAATGAAGGAGAGACCTCTGCCAACGTGTGGTATCGCATCATTCTCACGGTGACCGATTCCGAAGGACTAAAAGGCAAAGACTCTGTCGACGTCTACCCGCGTAAAACAACACTCGCCTTTGAAACCACGCCCCCTGGACTCGACATCACGTTGGATGGACAACCGCTGACCACTCCCGCCAGCGTCGAAAGTGTAGAGGGCATCCAGAGAACCGTCGGCGTTCCTTCGCCGCAGAACGTCGATCATGTGATCTACAGTTTTGCCGCCTGGTCCAACAGCGGAACTCAAACACAAACGTTCACCACGCCGACAGATAATGTTACGTTGACCGCGCAGTTCACGTTTGTAGTGGGAACGGAACGCCAGACTTTCAACACACAGGAAGTTTTGGTTTATCCCAATCCGTCGTCGGTGGGTTATGTGAACGTCTGTTTGCCGGAAGGCATCTCGCAGCGGGTGAAGGTCCGGTTGGTGGATATGCTGTCGCGCGAAGTGAGTGCGCAAGAACAAACGGTGGACGACACCGGGTGCTTCATGCTGTCGTATGGAAAATTAAAAAAGGGTGTGTATGCGCTTCACCTGGATCGGGGTGGGCAAGTTTTTGTGCAGCGGGTCGTTGTGGCCGATTGA
- a CDS encoding cupin domain-containing protein translates to MQPAAYWIDHLDLKPHPEGGFYKETYRAAENIPATALPGRFAGASSFSTAIFFLLRSQDKSMFHRIKSDELWHFHAGGTLAIYVLSETGLTIHKLGSRVDEGDALQVAVPANTWFGAKVMDEDAYTLAGCTVAPGFDFQDFEMATTSQLLDEFPNHHAIIKQLTPA, encoded by the coding sequence ATGCAACCTGCCGCATATTGGATCGACCACCTGGACCTAAAGCCCCACCCGGAAGGGGGATTTTACAAAGAGACTTATCGCGCCGCCGAAAATATTCCGGCCACCGCTTTACCCGGCCGCTTCGCAGGAGCAAGCAGCTTTTCCACCGCCATATTTTTTTTACTGCGCTCGCAAGACAAGTCCATGTTCCATCGCATCAAGTCCGACGAGCTCTGGCATTTTCACGCGGGCGGGACGCTGGCCATCTATGTATTGTCGGAAACGGGATTGACCATCCACAAGCTGGGCAGCCGTGTGGATGAAGGAGATGCGTTACAGGTAGCGGTTCCAGCGAACACATGGTTCGGAGCAAAGGTCATGGATGAGGATGCCTACACCCTGGCGGGCTGCACCGTAGCACCGGGTTTTGATTTCCAGGATTTCGAGATGGCAACAACCTCACAGCTATTAGATGAATTTCCAAACCACCACGCGATCATCAAACAATTGACACCCGCGTAG